A stretch of the Perca fluviatilis chromosome 17, GENO_Pfluv_1.0, whole genome shotgun sequence genome encodes the following:
- the LOC120545819 gene encoding uncharacterized protein KIAA2026 isoform X2: MDQVDMTDQITAACSQPLVHNQDLIVADQDSAPQQPSSDIMSTQSKWMSSCTEYSDLVIKEDSLSNGTCEVETMVALHCPGDSGDVTAEGDRLALSNDGMPEFSNSDFSLPEVCISTNSNSFEEDMNYEVQQAYRIFTGFLLDKHKGITSPFLHPIGHQEAQHGIGGVRGRGQAQLRQSMCLRRMEDKFINQEYETITEFVADFRLMLENCYRYHGVDHWISKQAQKLEIMLEQKLTLLSRTLRERTTLAVTSKGRFGAEEERGSGGTSTRRRLAPRSLATIIVGGHESIMVQALRLEEQQRAKEEKRQRELEKKEAEEMSAKEVEEWEQTLLSQASPHTVHTLWELPAIGHFLCLAQTALNLPEIVFFDLERCLLMPRCSFLLSKIMSSLLSPPQRRATLHRRPALPYRRWESELRQRVMGWYRAVGASNDQSGRAEQLGLCHQFFSTLGEVSPLEEKPFHLLPFYQRVWLLKGLCDHVYETQKCVQDALLAQPIHECRESILGYDSKENAYIHFPHFCGADLRIYCQSPSTPPVFRFPSVWVKRVDIEPGTEGEESDGMKEEGVTSDRACYGGSMDTEEPDDLEKGRAEALGGFKWENGDGEEDKRFKLWSLKEEEGSESGSSDGDLKIHTNSLSLSHTSPVGGSGVEIIMKEETVELGYQSKRLTLKQEQGFSLGSMRTIKAETQEPCLSVGEHSYTGRSPARLVNLASPTKPIRMEGGSPSQGHQRSSCVDCCKSKTSNVKSEEHDCGCGTSGPATQLTSESSQNSSEERVNDKIWTKKKKRKKKQGREQLPRAKGEQKQLQHVDRMRLSPAETTKSAVRRVATTIKRKDKKKKHKTGKKLESSKKIKDEPPVEPLFKLVCSSLEELRELISKTEDELDDLESTKKRLGRWYYRREAVKDLHSTLIRLLNELSPWEPKLVKAYQRNRLRLKKEFDDFKKHPDYNNFVREECISSSSSSDDEDEERGLGKDVCSLSDHYRRSEDEDLEHMVPRGLWRGASTREFVAESTGERTVTFVPPNHLKHSLASTEKHVSLLPRSQTGSSSITSTSDSGPQSRSELRPSNQSRDSNSTWAARVPPQTSLSPKTPILYPTTGLPKGYTPIPTLLAKSVGNKVTLMKRPADFTGINNVDRQSKGSLVSLPTSAVTTTKPLKAQSSPSRSQQNSQQMQAQVLQQTEVLRQPGMATVIAALPKSPQAKPTQTVPKKPVQVVYKVPERLGHLVRKDRSSPVKISVHPVVDQNTGEKIMQQLVILPSNLLIHKTDEKVSSLHKQSKGIQVPVSKVASPFCMSTNVPGFTFPENRIPIQHVAPLKDPRTMRTPSPHLKQGALNTAGLKGAQLCSSQVSTPQDITPNPSPITTPFSAVSTEPHKSTDPKQELKTVCIRDSQSILVTTRGGNTGIVKVQTSSDQNALGSMPTSPVITISPQFKAFLVSKTSQTLCPSAPFQTSPCTMPAVTSISLAQHQKQVPSVLKSPSTFTTPMLTAVTGSIPVTGPGSQTVGTTVASAGAGSTVATKIGQLAQTPAAGSHFQASLAKNTVVPSLSSSGGVKRASTDERSQVTKFILVTPSSSSASNVSLSKGTPSYTKSLTSSRVMFISQPTATSSTTSMGSILKQAITTGASEQLLTTSLSSQTLKMGSSTGQPVVNSEALSKIKHITLPSGVQIQLSGKTTTIGQTIGALSRSPSKSTRMSVSDTGRPTATTIGLVPITSSNTITSCSAQIASYASPTTSSQLQGIPSFTMISQTCSSTSTSTAATLPAGNLIKKELGMPSSILSSNSPAQVTTTVQSSPAQTSTSTLVRQLSNIQTGIGEETISLSSSQLALNKTPISSATTANTPFITSATGTIQQRIVINTSTPLAAGTQILLNNACFVVPPQGLGPGSHVLIISSPAPQVPTATRSSVPPQGVSHVTVAPRAPVLPQSPARLPGVPAVSSPFVACTPAVGPSLLATTPNVTPIQQTGTPSLASTWLTSKTNVVSALPMPMPAVCSSTILPALSAPISPMPVLPSPLAVALHNPVIPVRTPLSSAASPVVAGTQTLHSSLPAQQVVSVTTPGPGIQPQPTEVGIAAPSTALSQALVHMGLGNNTLVQKTVPAVMQPVLAGTRRQVLPTVAVPPIVSAMSRVQMLPIATVPPIENTVNTLETAPVVTGSSSSSTVIIRPAQPITSLKTNNTIHPPVILTNQALGKPSLQTTSLGMHTNVASKLLISPDGAVLNPVQYQVNAVELNACPNQLDALVVSPNSSTGALHTHDSSLQPSQADRK; the protein is encoded by the exons ATGGATCAGGTGGATATGACAGACCAGATCACAGCAGCTTGTAGCCAACCGTTGGTCCACAACCAAGACCTGATTGTGGCTGACCAAGACTCGGCACCCCAGCAGCCCAGCTCTGACATCATGTCAACACAATCCAAATGGATGAGTAGCTGCACTGAATACAGTGACCTGGTCATAAAGGAGGATAGTCTCAGTAATGGCACCTGTGAAGTTGAGACTATGGTAGCATTGCACTGTCCTGGCGACAGTGGAGATGTAACTGCTGAGGGTGACCGCCTTGCACTGAGCAATGATGGCATGCCAGAGTTTTCTAACAGTGACTTCTCTCTGCCTGAGGTGTGCATTTCCACCAACAGCAATAGCTTTGAGGAGGATATGAACTATGAGGTACAGCAAGCGTATAGGATATTCACTGGCTTTCTCTTGGACAAGCACAAAGGAATCACCAGCCCATTCCTCCATCCCATCGGCCACCAGGAGGCCCAGCATGGTATTGGAGGGGTCCGGGGCCGGGGTCAGGCACAGCTCAGGCAGTCGATGTGCTTGCGGAGGATGGAGGACAAGTTTATCAACCAAGAGTATGAGACCATAACAGAGTTTGTTGCAGACTTCAGGCTGATGTTGGAGAACTGTTATCGCTACCATGGGGTGGACCACTGGATCTCCAAACAGGCTCAAAAGCTGGAAATAATGCTGGAGCAGAAGCTCACATTGCTATCCAG GACGCTGCGAGAGAGGACAACATTAGCAGTGACTTCTAAAGGACGTTTTGGTGCAGAGGAGGAACGGGGTTCAGGGGGCACCTCCACAAGGAGGAGGTTGGCACCTCGTAGCCTGGCTACCATCATTGTCGGTGGGCATGAGTCTATCATGGTCCAGGCCCTACGGCTGGAAGAACAACAGAGGGCGAAGGAGGAGAAAAG GCAACGTGAGCTTGAGAAGAAAGAGGCAGAGGAAATGTCAGCCAAAGAGGTGGAAGAATGGGAGCAGACTTTGCTGTCACAGGCTTCCCCCCACACTGTGCACACACTTTGGGAACTCCCTGCTATAGGGCACTTCCTCTGTCTGGCTCAGACTGCCCTTAACCTCCCAGAGATTGTATTTTTTGATCTGGAGCGGTGTTTGCTGATGCCCCGCTGCAGCTTCctcctgtcaaaaataatgtCTTCCCTGCTGTCCCCACCCCAGCGGAGGGCCACTCTGCACCGCCGGCCTGCCCTGCCTTACCGCCGTTGGGAGTCAGAACTCAGGCAGCGGGTCATGGGCTGGTATCGAGCTGTTGGTGCCTCCAATGATCAGTCAGGTCGGGCTGAGCAGCTGGGACTCTGCCACCAGTTTTTCAGCACCCTTGGGGAGGTGAGTCCTTTGGAGGAGAAACCCTTTCACTTGCTGCCCTTCTACCAGCGAGTATGGCTTCTGAAGGGGCTATGTGACCATGTGTATGAGACACAGAAATGTGTGCAGGATGCTCTCCTGGCCCAGCCAATCCATGAATGTAGAGAGTCTATTTTGGGCTATGACAGCAAGGAGAATGCCTATATACATTTTCCACATTTCTGTGGCGCAGACCTGAGGATCTACTGCCAGAGCCCCAGCACACCCCCAGTCTTCCGTTTCCCTTCTGTATGGGTCAAACGGGTTGATATAGAGCCAGGGACAGAGGGTGAAGAGTCGGATGGGATGAAGGAAGAGGGGGTTACAAGTGACAGGGCGTGTTATGGAGGCTCAATGGACACAGAAGAGCCTGATGATTTAGAAAAGGGGAGAGCAGAGGCACTTGGGGGTTTCAAATGGGAAAATGGGGATGGAGAAGAAGATAAAAGGTTTAAATTGTGGTcactgaaggaggaggaggggtctGAATCAGGGTCCTCTGATGGAGACTTAAAAATACACACTAACTCCTTATCCCTTTCACACACTAGTCCTGTTGGAGGAAGTGGTGTGGAAATTATTATGAAGGAAGAGACTGTAGAGTTGGGGTATCAATCCAAGCGACTCACATTAAAACAGGAGCAGGGCTTCTCATTGGGCTCAATGCGCACCATTAAAGCAGAGACACAGGAGCCCTGTCTGAGTGTAGGGGAGCACAGCTACACAGGCAGGTCACCTGCTCGCTTAGTGAATCTGGCCTCCCCAACCAAACCAATCAGAATGGAGGGAGGAAGTCCCAGTCAGGGACACCAAAGGTCTTCCTGTGTGGATTGTTGTAAAAGCAAAACTAGTAATGTTAAATCTGAGGAGCACGACTGCGGCTGTGGCACATCAGGGCCAGCAACACAGTTGACTTCTGAGAGTTCTCAAAACTCAAGTGAAGAGAGGGTGAATGACAAAATCTGGACTAAAAAGAAAAAGCGGAAGAAAAAGCAAGGGAGGGAACAGCTGCCAAGGGCGAAAGGAGAGCAGAAGCAGCTGCAACACGTGGATAGGATGAGGCTGTCCCCAGCTGAGACTACCAAGTCTGCAGTGCGGAGAGTTGCcacaacaataaaaagaaaagacaagaagaaaaaacataaaacgG GAAAAAAGCTTGAATCTTCAAAGAAAATTAAAGATGAACCTCCAGTTGAGCCATTATTTAAG TTGGTATGCAGCAGTCTTGAGGAGTTGCGAGAGCTGATCAGTAAGACAGAAGATGAGCTTGATGACTTGGAGAGCACCAAAAAGAGATTG GGTCGGTGGTATTATAGGAGAGAAGCAGTGAAAGACCTCCACAGCACTCTAATCCGACTTCTGAATGAGCTTTCACCCTGGGAACCCAAACTTGTTAAGGCCTACCAAAGGAACAG GCTTCGTTTGAAGAAGGAATTTGATGATTTCAAGAAGCACCCAGACTACAATAACTTTGTGCGTGAGGAGTGTATTTCATCATCATCGTCGTCTGACGATGAAGATGAAGAGAGGGGTTTGGGAAAGGATGTGTGTTCACTCTCAGATCATTATAGAAGATCAGAAGATGAGGACCTGGAACATATGGTTCCTAGAGGTCTTTGGAGAGGAG CCAGCACCAGGGAGTTTGTGGCTGAGTCTACAGGAGAAAGAACGGTGACCTTCGTACCTCCCAACCACCTAAAACACTCTCTGGCCAGCACAGAGAAGCACGTCAGTCTACTGCCAAGAAGTCAAACTGGCAGCAGTAGCATTACTTCGACCTCTGATTCTGGGCCGCAGTCTAGATCTGAACTGAGACCATCAAATCAATCCAGGGATTCAAACTCAACATGGGCAGCAAGGGTGCCACCCCAGACTTCACTGTCACCCAAAACCCCCATCCTCTATCCCACCACTGGACTACCTAAGGGCTACACGCCCATCCCCACCCTGCTGGCTAAGAGTGTGGGAAACAAAGTGACCTTAATGAAACGGCCTGCTGATTTTACAGGGATCAACAATGTAGATAGACAGAGCAAAGGTTCTTTGGTCTCCCTGCCTACCTCTGCAGTGACTACCACAAAACCTTTAAAAGCACAAAGTTCTCCATCCAGGTCCCAGCAGAACTCACAACAAATGCAGGCACAAGTACTACAACAGACAGAAGTACTGAGACAGCCAGGAATGGCTACAGTGATTGCAGCTCTTCCTAAATCACCACAAGCCAAACCAACCCAGACTGTCCCAAAAAAACCTGTCCAAGTGGTGTACAAAGTACCTGAGAGGCTGGGTCACCTTGTAAGGAAAGACCGCAGCAGCCCAGTCAAGATCTCTGTTCATCCTGTCGTGGACCAGAACACTGGGGAGAAGATCATGCAGCAATTGGTGATCCTGCCTTCTAACCTTCTCATTCACAAAACTGATGAAAAGGTGTCTTCTTTACATAAACAGTCTAAGGGCATCCAGGTCCCAGTTTCTAAAGTGGCCAGCCCCTTCTGTATGTCCACCAATGTGCCTGGGTTCACTTTTCCCGAAAACAGAATCCCTATTCAGCATGTGGCTCCCCTAAAAGATCCCAGGACAATGAGAACCCCTTCCCCTCATCTGAAACAGGGTGCCCTAAACACAGCAGGGCTAAAGGGGGcacaactctgcagttcccaAGTTAGCACACCACAAGATATCACGCCAAACCCCTCACCCATCACAACTCCCTTTAGCGCAGTTTCGACTGAGCCTCATAAATCTACAGACCCTAAACAGGAGCTCAAGACAGTGTGTATCCGTGACTCACAGTCAATCCTAGTAACAACTAGAGGAGGCAACACAGGCATCGTCAAAGTCCAGACATCCTCAGACCAGAATGCGCTTGGTTCTATGCCCACCAGTCCAGTCATCACCATCTCCCCTCAGTTTAAAGCCTTCCTCGTATCCAAGACATCACAGACTCTCTGTCCTTCTGCTCCCTTTCAGACTTCCCCTTGCACCATGCCAGCAGTGACAAGTATCTCATTGGCCCAACATCAGAAGCAGGTTCCTTCAGTATTAAAGTCCCCTTCCACTTTCACAACTCCCATGCTCACTGCAGTCACTGGTAGCATTCCTGTTACAGGCCCAGGAAGCCAAACTGTAGGCACTACAGTTGCCTCAGCTGGTGCTGGTTCTACAGTTGCAACAAAGATTGGCCAGCTAGCACAGACACCTGCTGCTGGTTCTCATTTCCAAGCTTCATTAGCAAAAAACACTGTTGTCCCATCACTAAGTAGTTCTGGTGGTGTGAAGCGGGCCAGTACAGATGAGAGATCCCAAGTTACTAAATTCATCCTAGTTactccctcttcttcctccgcCTCAAATGTATCCCTTTCAAAAGGTACACCCTCTTACACAAAATCACTTACTAGTTCAAGAGTCATGTTCATCAGCCAGCCCACAGCAACATCGTCCACCACCTCTATGGGAAGCATTCTAAAACAGGCAATAACAACAGGGGCTAGTGAACAACTGCTGACCACTTCATTATCAAGTCAAACTCTAAAGATGGGATCAAGCACAGGCCAACCTGTTGTCAACTCAGAAGCATTGTCAAAGATCAAGCACATAACTCTGCCCTCAG GGGTTCAAATCCAGTTGTCAGGGAAGACAACAACCATTGGACAGACCATAGGTGCCCTGTCACGTTCCCCTTCCAAGAGCACAAGAATGTCTGTCTCAGATACAGGCCGTCCGACAGCCACCACCATTGGACTGGTCCCGATTACTAGTTCAAATACCATCACAAGCTGTTCTGCCCAGATTGCCTCTTACGCTTCTCCAACCACCAGCTCTCAGCTCCAGGGTATCCCTTCCTTTACCATGATCTCCCAAACATGCTCTTCCACATCCACATCTACTGCGGCCACTTTGCCTGCAGGAAACTTGATCAAGAAGGAACTTGGTATGCCTTCAAGTATACTGTCCAGCAACTCTCCTGCTCAGGTAACTACTACTGTGCAGAGTAGCCCAGCCCAAACCTCCACATCCACTCTTGTCCGTCAGCTTTCAAATATCCAAACTGGCATTGGTGAGGAAACCATTTCCTTATCTTCCTCTCAACTTGCTCTCAATAAAACCCCCATCTCCTCTGCAACAACTGCCAATACCCCATTCATCACTTCTGCTACTGGAACAATCCAGCAGAGGATAGTCATCAACACCTCTACGCCCCTTGCTGCTGGCACACAGATTCTTCTTAACAATGCATGCTTTGTAGTCCCTCCCCAGGGTTTGGGTCCAGGCAGCCATGTCCTTATCATCTCTAGCCCTGCACCACAAGTGCCTACTGCCACTCGATCATCAGTACCTCCCCAAGGGGTAAGTCATGTCACTGTAGCCCCTCGAGCACCAGTTTTACCCCAATCCCCAGCCAGGCTGCCTGGTGTACCAGCTGTAAGTTCTCCTTTTGTAGCATGCACACCTGCTGTTGGTCCATCATTGCTAGCAACCACTCCAAATGTCACGCCAATTCAACAAACAGGAACTCCTAGCCTGGCCTCAACGTGGTTAACCAGTAAAACAAATGTAGTGTCTGCTCTGCCTATGCCCATGCCTGCTGTATGTTCATCCACCATTTTGCCTGCATTGTCAGCACCTATATCACCCATGCCTGTTTTACCCAGTCCATTAGCTGTTGCCCTGCACAACCCTGTCATACCAGTTCGCACACCCCTCTCCTCAGCTGCATCTCCTGTGGTAGCAGGCACACAAACTTTGCATTCTTCTCTTCCTGCCCAGCAGGTGGTTTCAGTGACAACTCCGGGCCCAGGCATACAGCCTCAGCCGACAGAAGTTGGTATTGCAGCACCCTCCACTGCTCTATCACAGGCACTAGTGCATATGGGACTAGGCAACAACACATTAGTCCAAAAAACAGTGCCTGCCGTAATGCAACCAGTGCTTGCTGGCACAAGGAGACAGGTATTGCCAACAGTAGCTGTCCCACCAATTGTAAGTGCAATGTCTAGGGTGCAGATGTTGCCCATTGCTACAGTTCCACCAATCGAAAACACTGTCAATACCTTGGAAACAGCACCTGTGGTCACAGGGTCTTCATCCAGCAGCACTGTAATAATCCGTCCAGCTCAACCGATCACATCACTGAAGACAAACAACACCATCCACCCACCTGTCATTCTGACCAATCAAGCACTTGGAAAGCCCTCTCTGCAGACCACATCCTTAGGTATGCATACCAATGTAGCATCCAAGCTACTCATTAGTCCTGATGGCGCTGTTTTGAACCCAGTTCAGTACCAGGTCAATGCAGTTGAGCTGAATGCCTGCCCCAACCAGCTGGATGCACTAGTGGTTTCCCCCAACAGTTCCACTGGAGCACTACACACACATGATTCCTCTTTACAGCCttcacaggcagacagaaagtAA